Part of the Coriobacteriia bacterium genome is shown below.
ACCGCGGGGTCGTCGCACTCATCCGCATCATCGACGGCGCGGTGAAGAAGGGCCTGAAGGTCCGCATGATGGCCACCGACACCGTCACCGATGTCGAAGAGGTGGGCGTGCGCCGCCCGGCCAACCTGCCGGTAGACGAGCTGACCGTGGGCGAAGTCGGCTACCTGATCACCGGGCTCAAAGATCCGTCGCTGGTCAAGGTGGGCGATACCGTGACGCTGGCCAAGCACGGCGCCACCGAGCAGCTGCCGGGGTACCGCGAAGTCAAGCCGATGGTCTACACCGGCCTGTTTCCCATCGACGGAGATCAGTACCCCGAACTGCGCGATGCGCTCGACAAGCTCACGTTGAACGACCCCGCGCTGGTCTACGAGCCGGAGAGCAGTCACGCGCTCGGTTTCGGGTTCCGCGTCGGCTTTCTGGGGCTTTTGCACATGGAGGTCGTCAAGGAGCGCCTCGAGCGCGAGTTCGACCTCGACCTGCTCGCCACCGCACCATCGGTGGAGTACCACGCCTACCTCACGAGCGGGGAGATGCTCACGCTGCACTCACCGCAGGACATGCCCGACCCGGCGAAGCTCGAACGCATGGAGGAGCCGTACCTCACCGCCACGGTCCTCGTCCCGCCGGATTATGTCGGGTCCGTCATGGAGCTCACCCAGAACCGGCGCGCCACCTTCATGAACATGCAGTATCTCTCGGCGACCACGGTCGAGATGCACTACGAGATGCCGCTCTCCGAACTGATCATGGACTTCTTCGACCAGCTCAAGAGCCGCACCAAGGGTTACGCATCGCTCGACTACGAGTTCTTGGGCTATCGCCCCGGACACCTCGTCAAGCTCGACATCCTCCTGGCCGGCAAGCCGGTGGACGCCCTGTCGTTCATCGTGCACCGCGACAAGGCGTACGACCGGGGCAAGATCCTCACCGAGAAACTGCGGGGAATTATCCCGCGCCAGATGTTCGAGGTGCCCATCCAGGCGGCGATCGGTGGCCGCATCCTTGCCCGGGAGACGGTGCGCGCCAAGCGCAAGGACGTTCTCGCGAAGTGCTACGGCGGTGACATCACCCGCAAGCGCAAGCTGCTTGAGAAGCAGAAGAAGGGCAAGAAGCGCATGAAGAACATCGGGAGCGTCGAGGTGCCGCAGGAGGCCTTCATGGCGATCCTGAAGGTCGACGAGTAGCCGATGCCGACCTTCGGCGGCATC
Proteins encoded:
- the lepA gene encoding translation elongation factor 4, whose amino-acid sequence is MTTDPSHIRNFSIIAHIDHGKSTLADRILELTHTVEERDMVEQVLDSMDIERERGITIKAQAVRVMYDADDGTTYQLNLIDTPGHVDFTYEVSRSLEACEGVLLVVDAAQGVEAQTVANALMAMNAGLEIIPLINKIDLPAADPERVRHEIEEGLAIPADEAVLTSGKSGVGVLEALESVIRRVPPPVGDSDAPLKALIFDSYFDEYRGVVALIRIIDGAVKKGLKVRMMATDTVTDVEEVGVRRPANLPVDELTVGEVGYLITGLKDPSLVKVGDTVTLAKHGATEQLPGYREVKPMVYTGLFPIDGDQYPELRDALDKLTLNDPALVYEPESSHALGFGFRVGFLGLLHMEVVKERLEREFDLDLLATAPSVEYHAYLTSGEMLTLHSPQDMPDPAKLERMEEPYLTATVLVPPDYVGSVMELTQNRRATFMNMQYLSATTVEMHYEMPLSELIMDFFDQLKSRTKGYASLDYEFLGYRPGHLVKLDILLAGKPVDALSFIVHRDKAYDRGKILTEKLRGIIPRQMFEVPIQAAIGGRILARETVRAKRKDVLAKCYGGDITRKRKLLEKQKKGKKRMKNIGSVEVPQEAFMAILKVDE